A DNA window from Synchiropus splendidus isolate RoL2022-P1 chromosome 2, RoL_Sspl_1.0, whole genome shotgun sequence contains the following coding sequences:
- the LOC128754894 gene encoding FERM and PDZ domain-containing protein 1-like, which translates to MEQDRSRSPSRRTSRVEQVVGRWLRRSRDLGSRSHSLSRDRVENKTGERGSSDQRNYPFRFSVQIQRDSNLSSHGLTLSTETPILVQDVIPGGPADGRLVPGDQLVKINNVAVDDLTPEQAAEIIRECQDTLTMTVLRTMMGPKSSFITPEKRAKLKSNPVKVRFAEEVEVNGHSQGNSLLFLPNVLKVYLENGQTKAFKFEPSTTAKDIVMTLKEKLSLSHIEHFSLVLEQQNSVSKLLLLHEEERIQQVVQKKEAHDYRCLFRVCFLPVNAQSLLREDPTAFEYLYLQGVNDVLQERFAVEMRCNTALRLAALHMQERLSSCGQSPKTNLKIITKTWGIENFVSPTLLRNMREKDLRKAIGYHMKKSVSQNDPKQKSVSVNQARINYLEELSDLKSFGGKSFSATMMLQDRESMVSLLVGARYGVSQVVNHKLSILSNLTEFTSITRIELLPETEKVSLVKIYLQDIKPITLLLESAAAKDMSCLIAGYCRVFVDPNLNVFPWPDMSQKHKVSAEEGYVSRCGSESDSSADLDMDSLITAVSRDDRPYTRTRSSSDPDRRQRKDRDRKGSRIIKEMATKTRAEARENEDKDVDTEKETLKDENFKQGINNTAQHKDETVRNENRVQMQDTATDSGSQCLTKRPTRDAERKVSSHRRVAEDQPSENSDSCQTDSHFLNSQSSDSLDALEEDDLLSCSSSSIHQKTTKSQSSMLQIHPFSHTHSETHLLSPPPAHSHPLLRLTEDNSEAESHRRLGDEAVPQLSKAFPSPTSRQCLGLSCSEDNTLCFAELSRLIDFLPSPPEASEDDEEEDNNEEELKRRREMMQVEMDNALRRASESGVIPRKGSSKGQLTSPSHPSPNMEFVFNFNQGDARCYYNLCSNITPDSARSLNSHLQEEELESDTNIAVEAIPILQPPPGFGDSSSDEEFFDANDRFTSQEDQTSEDVLRGFSKDMKQDFLSTLSLNDISVTVVDEERDANADKDGTHDYAPVDGKETLFQLRKRSRKRRSFMETAYTSTVSYPDPSLKTLSCILPNNGIDCRNDLQVTSEPEPSAQTHSLSVTVSSLIYSEGEPSQLESKPISSISGCGSQKHNPQGPNKNRKQDMEMEPESLESKSVTEHLEAGPPSINIVRCRVDPDGKESADRQGDGKEEGEGQRAIDEEEKTRLTENGIFASHFFLDLNSEGGKKHDTCHESGTSDQLVSTRSVLGTGWHISSNALSTPSTTVTDRQPVGYVTAAGPDLISKEHKLEVHSVPPSVSPPPPPPPPLSPLLPAAPQQTFQSVSSANRNKTMVAVTTSFEKKLKNLPIRTFLDSVSEDEELCDIDLELNACDEITDSSNSDNVFDDDDFTCQDVAGEELASVVDMSIISAAKGKNEQMRTEAFRRGNPDPHTDITNSGAASSVIAPSFNLDVRLKSSLPCNNFPPKLSSPTRLLVQSCSPTIMGRLSASTLHEKIINLPLYFSRSQESLNQAGLENTKEQCLGEVKDEKEITIKLTDVHDVTQTIDLRIDAEPMESDDSDATVTGSDIDGEIADKAADRFCPSQESEKMLVDVDSHPVQAEPKSHQRTEAGPNKNIPGPITRPPTSIASIFRKDSPDLDTPGPIKDAPESLMPTVKPFEHLQDFTAQSPCKPSPVVVTTQNLNGPGLLFHSHSEKCGRTSSDRPLMGFCSAAELDTDAPLTVSSSCSSMVTLCEDSPKTEGLASPSMKPESFSSALASGCESVADGVQMPLDACGCPAVYANCFSSEASFDEELTVYEFSCRSRGVTPAPGAILPLTTSSLTPSFLTTSTAHSPPCPPSLIFSPSTSELSPLLSPLSHASDCYLPQTQKEPISRLGQQRYPDCPAGFKVLRVDVDQLLSILESHLGERSEGCYGGRHPRDTCPAHFTENKRLLQMEARKLMSSCQDVVGAGQSPESILESLADSFRTLVDLSGICLWFSGCDRCDRRNAEAVSGLTDVTRSFRDFCLAAERVSNKRSCQDLSTKLLAKQCTALTASVFCLTQLFRTLTAL; encoded by the exons ATGGAGCAGGACCGTAGCCGCTCCCCGTCCCGCCGGACTAGCAGGGTTGAGCAGGTGGTGGGGCGATGGTTGCGACGGTCCAGAGACTTGGGCAGCAGGTCCCACTCTCTAAGTCg GGACCGAGTGGAGAACAAGACTGGGGAGCGTGGCAGTTCCGATCAGAGGAACTACCCCTTCCGTTTCAGTGTTCAGATCCAGCGGGATTCAAATCTCAGCTCTCATGGACTCACCTTGTCAACCGAAACACCCATATTAGTGCAAGATGTCATTCCAG GTGGTCCTGCAGATGGCCGACTCGTCCCTGGCGACCAGCTTGTGAAAATCAATAACGTTGCTGTCGATGATCTGACCCCGGAGCAGGCTGCTGAAATCATCAG GGAGTGTCAGGATACCTTGACAATGACTGTTCTCAGAACAATGATG ggTCCAAAGTCCTCATTCATCACACCAGAGAAGAGAGCAAAACTCAAATCCAACCCAGTAAAAGTTCGCTTTGCAGAAGAAGTGGAAGTCAATGGACACTCTCAG GGGAACTCGCTGTTGTTCCTGCCCAATGTTTTGAAGGTTTACCTGGAGAACGGACAGACCAAGGCCTTTAAGTTTGAACCCAGCACCACAGCTAAG GATATTGTGATGACACTGAAGGAAAAGCTTTCCCTGAGCCATATAGAGCATTTCTCTCtggtgctggagcagcagaacaGTGTCTCCAAACTACTGCTTCTGCACGAGGAAGAAAGAATACAGCAG GTGGTGCAAAAAAAAGAGGCGCACGATTACAGATGCCTGTTTCGcgtttgttttcttcctgtaaATGCACAGAGTTTGCTACGAGAGGATCCAACAGCATTTGAGTACCTTTACTTGCAG GGGGTGAACGATGTGCTCCAGGAGCGTTTCGCTGTAGAAATGAGGTGCAACACAGCCTTGCGTCTTGCAGCCCTGCATATGCAGGAGAGACTTTCCAGCTGTGGACAATCGCCAAAGACAAACCTGAAGATCATCAC gaagacgtggGGCATAGAGAATTTTGTTTCACCTACTTTGCTGAGGAACATGAGAGAGAAGGACCTAAGAAAGGCCATTGGCTATCACATGAAGAAAAGCGTTTCACAGAATGATCCCAAGCAGAAAAGTGTGTCTGTCAATCAGGCACGGATCAACTACCTGGAGGAGCTCAGTGATCTGAAGTCATTTGGGGGAAAGTCATTCAGTGCCACCATGATG CTGCAGGACAGGGAGTCCATGGTGAGCCTGTTGGTGGGGGCACGCTATGGTGTTAGTCAGGTGGTCAACCATAAGCTGAGTATCCTGTCCAACCTCACCGAGTTTACGAGCATCACACGAATTGAGCTGCTTCCTGAGACTGAGAAGGTCAGCCTGGTCAAAATCTACCTGCAGGACATCAAG CCCATTACATTACTGTTGGAATCAGCGGCTGCCAAGGACATGTCCTGTTTGATCGCAGGTTACTGCAGAGTCTTTGTTGACCCCAACCTGAACGTCTTTCCGTGGCCAGATATGTCACAGAAACATAAAGTTTCAGCTGAGGAAG GTTATGTTTCGAGGTGTGGTAGTGAGTCAGACAGCTCCGCAGACCTGGACATGGACTCGTTGATCACTGCCGTGTCCCGTGATGATCGGCCATATACGCGCACCAGGTCTTCTTCAGACCCAGACAGAAGACAGAGGaaagacagagacagaaaagGAAGCAGAATTATCAAGGAaatggcaacaaaaacaagagctgagGCGCGAGAGAATGAAGACAAAGATGTTGACACGGAAAAGGAAACCTTGAAGGATGAAAACTTTAAACAAGGTATAAATAACACAGCGCAGCACAAGGATGAGACGGTTAGAAATGAGAACAGGGTGCAAATGCAAGACACGGCAACTGACAGTGGCTCACAGTGTTTGACTAAGCGGCCCACACGAGATGCAGAAAGGAAAGTTTCAAGCCACAGACGAGTGGCAGAAGACCAGCCGTCAGAAAATTCAGACTCCTGTCAAACCGACTCTCATTTCCTTAACAGTCAGTCCAGTGACTCTCTTGATGCCCTGGAGGAAGACGACTTGCTTTCATGCTCCTCATCTTCAATCCATCAAAAAACTACAAAAAGTCAATCCAGTATGCTTCAGATCCAtcctttctctcacacacattcgGAAACGCATctcctcagtcctccacctgctcATTCACATCCTCTTCTCCGCCTTACAGAGGACAACAGTGAAGCTGAAAGTCACAGACGCTTGGGCGACGAAGCCGTTCCGCAACTCTCAAAAGCCTTTCCTAGTCCAACCAGCAGACAGTGTTTAGGTCTTTCCTGCTCTGAGGACAACACACTGTGTTTTGCTGAGCTGTCCCGCCTTATCGACTTCTTGCCCAGCCCTCCAGAAGCGAGTGAagatgacgaggaggaggatAATAATGAGGAAGAGCTGAAGAGAAGAAGGGAAATGATGCAGGTTGAGATGGACAATGCTTTGAGAAGAGCAAGTGAGAGTGGTGTGATCCCCAGGAAAGGGAGTTCCAAAGGACAGCTGACATCTCCATCTCATCCATCACCAAACATGGAGTTTGTTTTCAACTTTAATCAAGGCGATGCGCGATGCTATTACAACCTGTGCTCCAACATCACCCCCGACAGTGCACGCAGCCTTAACAGTCACCTCCAAGAAGAGGAGTTGGAGAGCGACACAAACATTGCTGTGGAAGCAATTCCCATCCTGCAGCCACCTCCTGGTTTCGGGGACAGCAGCTCGGATGAGGAATTCTTTGATGCAAATGATCGTTTCACCTCACAGGAAGACCAGACGTCAGAGGACGTGCTTCGAG GCTTTTCAAAAGACATGAAACAGGACTTTCTGAGCACATTGAGCCTAAATGACATCAGCGTCACTGTTGTGGATGAAGAAAGAGATGCCAACGCAGATAAGGATGGAACACACGACTATGCGCCTGTAGATGGTAAAGAAACGTTGTTCCAGTTGAGAAAGAGATCCCGTAAGCGCCGCTCCTTCATGGAAACAGCTTACACCTCTACAGTGTCATATCCAGACCCGAGTTTAAAGACACTGTCGTGCATACTTCCTAACAACGGCATTGATTGCAGGAATGATCTCCAGGTGACTTCAGAACCTGAGCCATCGGCGCAAACCCACAGTCTAAGTGTTACTGTGTCCTCACTGATATACTCTGAAGGAGAGCCCTCACAACTTGAATCCAAACCAATTTCCTCTATATCAGGGTGTGGCTCTCAAAAACATAACCCTCAGGGGCCcaacaaaaacaggaagcaaGATATGGAAATGGAACCTGAATCTCTGGAGTCCAAGTCAGTCACAGAGCACCTCGAAGCCGGCCCTCCTTCCATCAACATAGTTCGCTGCCGTGTAGATCCTGATGGCAAGGAAAGCGCTGACCGTCAGGGAGATGGAAAAGAGGAAGGGGAGGGCCAGAGGGCGATCGACGAAGAGGAGAAGACCAGATTGACAGAAAATGGAATATTTGCTTCTCATTTCTTTCTGGACTTAAACAGCGAGGGAGGAAAAAAGCATGACACGTGTCACGAGAGTGGGACTTCTGACCAACTGGTTTCAACAAGATCAGTGCTTGGGACTGGATGGCACATCAGCTCAAATGCTCTGTCTACGCCGTCTACGACTGTCACGGACAGACAACCAGTAGGGTACGTGACTGCAGCAGGACCAGACTTGATCTCAAAGGAACACAAACTTGAAGTCCACTCAGTGCCTCCCTCTgtctcaccaccaccaccacctcccccCCCACTGTCACCTTTGCTTCCTGCAGCACCGCAGCAAACGTTCCAAAGTGTGAGTTCAGCAAACAGGAACAAAACCATGGTCGCCGTAACGACCTCATttgagaagaagctgaagaaccTTCCAATCAGAACCTTTTTGGACAGTGTTAGTGAAGATGAAGAATTATGTGACATCGATCTTGAGCTGAATGCTTGTGACGAAATTACTGATAGCAGCAACTCGGACAACGTTTTCGATGATGACGATTTTACTTGTCAAGATGTTGCTGGAGAAGAGTTGGCTTCTGTTGTTGATATGTCGATCATTTCTGCAGCCAAAGGGAAAAATGAGCAAATGAGAACCGAAGCTTTCAGAAGAGGAAATCCAGATCCGCACACCGACATTACAAACTCCGGCGCTGCATCTTCAGTCATTGCTCCTTCATTTAATTTGGATGTTAGATTAAAAAGTAGCCTGCCATGCAACAATTTTCCCCCCAAACTGTCTTCTCCAACTCGTCTTCTTGTCCAGTCATGTTCCCCTACTATCATGGGCCGCTTGTCAGCATCAACACTTCATGAGAAGATAATAAATTTACCACTTTATTTTTCTCGTTCTCAAGAGTCCCTGAACCAGGCAGGCTTGGAAAATACTAAGGAACAATGTCTGGGTGAGgtcaaagatgaaaaagaaataacaatCAAACTAACAGATGTCCATGATGTCACACAGACAATCGATCTGAGAATTGATGCAGAGCCAATGGAGTCAGATGACTCTGATGCGACAGTAACTGGCTCTGACATAGATGGTGAGATAGCAGATAAAGCTGCTGACAGGTTCTGCCCCAGTCAAGAATCTGAGAAGATGTTGGTGGATGTAGACAGCCACCCAGTGCAGGCTGAACCAAAATCACACCAAAGAACTGAAGCTGGACCCAATAAAAATATACCTGGTCCAATAACAAGGCCGCCAACCTCAATAGCAAGCATCTTCCGAAAAGATAGCCCAGATCTGGACACTCCGGGGCCAATAAAAGATGCTCCAGAATCACTGATGCCAACTGTCAAGCCTTTTGAACATTTACAAGATTTTACTGCTCAGTCGCCCTGTAAGCCCTCTCCTGTTGTGGTGACCACACAGAATCTGAATGGGCCGGGCTTGCTCTTTCACAGTCACTCAGAGAAGTGTGGCAGGACCAGTAGTGATAGACCACTGATGGGTTTTTGTAGCGCCGCAGAGCTGGACACAGACGCTccactgactgtttcttcaAGCTGCAGCAGCATGGTAACATTATGTGAAGACTCACCCAAAACTGAGGGGCTGGCATCTCCGTCTATGAAGCCAGAGTCATTCTCTTCAGCACTGGCATCTGGATGTGAGTCTGTTGCAGATGGGGTGCAGATGCCACTGGATGCTTGCGGTTGTCCAGCTGTCTATGCAAACTGTTTCAGCAGCGAGGCCAGCTTTGATGAAGAGCTGACAGTGTATGAGTTCTCATGCCGCAGCAGAGGCGTGACTCCTGCACCAGGAGCCATTCTTCCTCTCACCACATCATCTCTTACTCCATCTTTTCTCACCACCTCTACCGCCCACTCCCCTCCGTGTCCGCCCTCCCTCATCTTCTCCCCCTCTACGTCAGAACTCagcccacttctctctccactcTCTCATGCCTCGGACTGTTACCTGCCTCAGACGCAGAAGGAGCCCATCAGTCGGCTGGGGCAGCAGCGCTACCCGGACTGTCCTGCTGGTTTCAAAGTGCTCAGAGTAGATGTTGATCAGCTACTTTCCATTCTGGAAAGTCATCTAGGTGAACGTTCTGAAGGATGTTACGGAGGCCGCCACCCCAGGGACACCTGTCCAGCCCACTTTACAGAGAACAAGCGGTTGCTCCAAATGGAGGCGCGTAAACTGATGTCAAGCTGTCAGGACGTAGTGGGGGCCGGCCAGAGTCCAGAAAGCATACTGGAGTCGCTGGCTGACAGTTTCCGCACCCTTGTTGATTTGTCAGGAATATGTCTCTGGTTTTCTGGTTGTGACCGGTGTGACAGAAGGAACGCTGAAGCAGTGTCTGGTCTGACAGATGTTACCCGATCATTCAGGGATTTCTGTCTTGCAGCGGAGAGGGTAAGCAACAAGCGGAGCTGCCAGGACCTGAGCACCAAGCTGCTCGCCAAACAGTGCACTGCACTCACTGCCTCAGTCTTCTGCCTCACTCAGCTCTTCCGCACTTTAACAGCACTTTGA